One Engystomops pustulosus chromosome 11, aEngPut4.maternal, whole genome shotgun sequence DNA window includes the following coding sequences:
- the GOT1 gene encoding aspartate aminotransferase, cytoplasmic gives MASSSSIFASVPQAPPVAVFKLTADFRADGDPRKVNLGVGAYRTDDSQPWVLPVVKKVEQKIASDNTLNHEYLPILGLPEFRASASRIALGDDSPAFKEDRVGGVQSLGGTGALRIGAEFLRRWYNGNNNTATPIYISAPSWENHNAVFIDAGFKDIRSYCYWDAANRGLDRKGFLEDLENAPEHSIFVLHACAHNPTGTDPTQDEWKQIADVMKRRFLFPFFDSAYQGFASGNLDKDAWAVRYFVAQGFELFCAQSFSKNFGLYNERVGNLTVVGKDSDNVSRVLSQMEKIVRTTWSNPPSQGARIVATTLTTPELFDEWRDNVKTMADRVLLMRAELKSRLEALKTPGTWKHIVEQIGMFSFTGLNPKQVEYLIKEKHIYLMASGRINMCGLTTKNLDYVAQSIYEAVTKIQ, from the exons CCTATCGCACGGATGACTCCCAGCCCTGGGTCCTGCCGGTGGTGAAGAAGGTGGAGCAGAAGATCGCCAGTGACAACACCTTAAACCACGAGTACCTGCCCATCCTCGGACTGCCCGAATTCCGTGCCAGCGCCTCCAGGATCGCCCTGGGTGATGACAGTCCAGCCTTCAAGGAGGATCGG GTCGGTGGCGTCCAGTCACTGGGTGGTACCGGGGCGCTGCGGATTGGAGCGGAGTTTCTAAGGCGCTGGTACAATGGGAACAATAACACGGCGACCCCCATCTACATCTCTGCTCCTTCCTGGG AGAACCACAACGCTGTATTTATTGACGCCGGCTTCAAGGACATCAGAAGTTACTGTTACTGGGACGCTGCTAACCGCGGGCTCGATCGGAAGGGCTTCCTGGAAGATTTGGAG AACGCTCCGGAGCACTCCATCTTTGTTCTCCATGCCTGTGCACACAATCCCACTGGAACAGATCCCACACAGGACGAGTGGAAGCAGATCGCTGACGTCATGAAG AGACGTTTCCTCTTCCCGTTCTTTGATTCTGCCTATCAAGGATTCGCCTCTGGAAACCTAGACAAGGACGCGTGGGCCGTACGTTACTTTGTGGCTCAGGGATTTGAGCTGTTCTGTGCTCAGTCCTTCTCCAAGAACTTTGGTTTATACA ATGAGAGAGTCGGTAACTTGACTGTTGTTGGCAAAGACAGTGACAACGTCAGCCGCGTCCTCTCCCAGATGGAAAAGATTGTGCGTACAACCTGGTCAAACCCTCCCTCACAAGGCGCACGGATAGTCGCCACCACTCTCACCACCCCGGAACTTTTTGACGAATG GAGGGACAATGTTAAGACGATGGCGGATCGGGTTCTCTTAATGAGAGCAGAACTGAAATCCAGACTGGAGGCTCTTAAAACACCCGGGACTTGGAAGCACATTGTGGAACAGATAGGAATGTTCAGCTTCACCGGCCTCAATC CAAAGCAAGTTGAGTACCTGATCAAAGAGAAGCACATCTACCTGATGGCGAGCGGACGCATCAACATGTGCGGACTGACCACAAAGAACCTGGACTACGTAGCGCAGTCTATCTACGAAGCCGTCACCAAGATCCAGTAA